In Raphanus sativus cultivar WK10039 chromosome 5, ASM80110v3, whole genome shotgun sequence, the following proteins share a genomic window:
- the LOC108857724 gene encoding GATA transcription factor 4 encodes MDVYGLSSPDLLRSIDDLLDFSNDEIFSPSSTVASSAASSSENPFNFHASPPPPPPPPSSLLTDFTHDLCVPSDDAAHLEWLSRFVDDSFSSDYPANPLTMTVRPDVSFAGKPRNRRSRAQASPVAAGTWAPTPESELCYSVAKRNPSRRLETESTAADGGGGGGRRCTHCASEKTPQWRTGPLGPKTLCNACGVRFKSGRLVPEYRPASSPTFVLTQHSNSHRKVMELRRQKEQLDSRFQPQ; translated from the exons ATGGACGTCTACGGCTTATCATCACCCGACCTTCTTCGTAGTATCGACGACCTTCTCGACTTCTCCAACGACGAAATCTTCTCCCCTTCCTCCACCGTCGCCTCCTCCGCCGCTTCTTCCTCGGAAAACCCTTTCAACTTCCACGCTTCTCCACCTCCtccccctcctcctccttcttctctcctcaCCGATTTCACCCACGATCTCTGCGTTCCC AGCGACGACGCAGCTCACCTCGAGTGGCTATCGCGATTCGTCGACGACTCCTTCTCATCAGACTACCCGGCGAATCCCTTAACCATGACCGTCAGGCCCGACGTGTCATTCGCCGGAAAACCAAGAAACCGTCGATCGAGAGCCCAAGCGTCTCCCGTGGCGGCCGGGACCTGGGCGCCGACGCCGGAATCCGAACTCTGCTACTCCGTCGCGAAACGTAACCCTAGCAGGAGACTGGAAACGGAATCGACGGCGGCGGATGGCGGCGGCGGCGGGGGGAGGAGGTGCACGCACTGCGCGTCGGAGAAGACGCCGCAGTGGAGGACGGGACCGCTCGGGCCCAAGACGCTCTGCAACGCCTGCGGAGTTCGTTTCAAATCGGGGAGGCTCGTGCCGGAGTACAGACCGGCGTCGAGTCCGACGTTTGTGCTGACTCAGCACTCCAACTCTCACCGGAAAGTTATGGAGCTCAGGCGACAGAAGGAGCAGCTCGATTCGCGTTTCCAGCCGCAATAA